The Rhodospirillales bacterium genome includes the window TGTGGCCGTCCTTGAGCGGAGAGCTATTATCATCCATTCTGGGAGCAGCGCTAACACTGGCCATGCTGGGCACAATCGACAGTCTTCTGACCTCTCTTGTTGCCGATAACTTCACCCGCACCCGCCATAACCCGGACCGGGAACTGGTCGGGCAGGGAATCGGCAACATAGCGGCGGGCCTGATCGGCGGTCTGCCCGGCGCGGGCGCTACCATGCGGACCGTTGTGAACATCCGCGCAGGGGGCCGCACGCCGCTCTCGGGGATGGTTCACGCCGTGGTGCTTCTGGCCTTCGTCATGGGGCTGGGCGATCTGGTGCAATATATCCCGCGCGCCGCACTGGCCGGTATTTTGCTGAAAGTCGGCTGGGATATCATCGACTGGTCGTTCTTACGCCGCCTGGTGGAAGCCGGGTTCAAGGGCGCTGACCGGCAGGCGATTGCCGTGATGCTGACCGTAATGGTTCTAACCGTGACGGTTGACCTGATTATGGCGGTCGCGGTCGGCATTATCATGGAAAGCCTGATGACCGCCCGCCGTCTGGCCACGCACCAGATTGACGACGTGCAGTTTGTTGCGGCCGGCGGCAAGAGCGATGTGCGTCATAATTTGACCGAAGGCGAACAAGCGCTTCTCGATCAGGCAGGCGCGGATTTGCTGCTCTTGCGCTTTACCGGTCCGCTCAGTTTTGGCACGGCGCGCGATCTGGCCGCGCGGATGGAGGGGCTGAACGAAGGGTATAAGGCCGTCGTTATCGACCTGACCGATGCGCGGATGATGGATATCAGCATTATGGTGACGCTGGCCGATATGATCGGAGAATTAAAAGACAAAGGCTGCCGCCTTTATGTCGGGGGCATGAAAAACGCCATTGCGCCGATGCTGGCCGCCCATGGTATCCTGAAAAAAATCCCGACAGCCAAACGGTTTGACACACGGCGCGCCGCGCTTGAAAAGGCTGTCGGAGACCTGTCCTAAAGCTTTTCAATGACAATATTGCCGTTGGTGTAAACGCAGATCCCGGCTGCGATCTCCAGCGATTTGCGGGCGATGCTTTCAGCGTCCATGTCGTTCCGGTCGATCAGGGCGCGCGCCGCTGACAGGGCATAATTGCCGCCGCTGCCGATTCCGATAATGCCGTCTTCAGGCTCGACGACATCGCCGTTCCCGGTCAGGATCAGGGAGTTTTCCTTGTCACAGACAGCCATCAGGGCTTCCAGCCGCCGCAAATATTTATCCATCCGCCAGTCTTTGGCCAGCTCGACACAGGCCCGTGCCAGTTGCCCCGGATGGGCTTCCAGCTTGGCTTCCAGTCGCTCGAACAGGGTAAAGGCGTCAGCCGTCGCCCCGGCAAATCCGGCGATAATCGCGCCGTCCTTGCCCAGTCGCCGCACTTTTTTGGCGTTGCCCTTCAGGACCGTGTCACCCATCGATACCTGCCCGTCCCCGGCGATCACCACGTCATTCCTCTTGCGCACGGCAAGGATCGTTGTGGAATGCCATTTCTGCGGGTTCATCAGCTCATCAGCCATAATGCAATTCTCCTTTGCCTCCTTACATGGCGGGAAACAGATAAAAGGTCAAGGCCTATGCCCTCTGGACAAGGGAAGATGTTTGGAGTCACAATAAGCGAAAAACTTGATATTATACATAATATTATGATAGAACAGCGGACATCAAGATTAAGAGATTAATAACGGTCCGGGCCATATCCGAGGAGGTTATTCATGGATAAACGCGAATTTTTACAGATGTTGGGTGCGGGGGCTATTGCCGGTACCGCGGGGGCATTGATGGCGGTACCGATGTCCGGCCCGGCCCCGGAAGAAAACCGCAGTCGGGACAAGGAAACTTCGTTTGAGCGCATCCAGCGTACCGGCAAAATCCGCTGTGCCTGGGCGACCTATGAACCGGCAACCATCGTTGATCCCCTGACAAAAAAAATGAGTGGTATTTACTACGAGATTACCAATCTGGTCGGCGAATATCTCGGCTTTCCGGTTGAATGGACCGAAGAAGTCGGTTGGGGAGAAATCATACAAGGGTTCAAAACGGGCCGGTACGAACTGTTCGGCAGTTCTCTGTTTCCAACGCCGCAGCGTTCGGTCGCGGCTAATTTTTCCAATCCGGCCTACTACAGCCCGATCTATGTTTATGTGCGCGCTGAGGACAAACGGTTTAACAGCTATGACGACGTTAACCAGTCCAATGTTCGTATCGCCTGTCAGGATGGTGATGCCATCGATTCAATGATAAAAATAAGCTTTCCGCGGGTACATCGGGTTTCCCTGCCGCAAATGGCCCAGACAAAACAACGCTATTTTGAAGTTCTGACCGGTAAAGCCGATGCGACTCTGGATGAGCCCGTCGTTATGGACAAATTTATCCGGGAAAATCCCGGCTCCCTGAAACGGATTGCGATACCAAATCCGTTCCGCATTCTGCCCGCGACGCTAATGTTCAACGATGACGACTGGCGTTTGAAAAAGATGTTCGATACAGCCATGTTTGAACTTTATAACGCGGGTATTCCACAAAAGATCATCGAAAAATATACAGGACGACCGGATTCGTTTTTGATGCCCAACGATCCGTTCAAACTTTAAAAATTTTCCACCGCTTCGTCCTTTTATTTCCGCGCGATCCCCGGATTGCTGCGCCGCAAGGTCATGTTTTATTCACTTTTTTGTGATTGAATCATAAGATAACCACGCTAGTTAAGATAAGATAATTCTATGACCGCCCTTCAAGGCGGCGAGATTGTCTATGAAGGGAACAGGTGCACCCCATGAGCGAACACACAAGCATAATGCCCGCTGGTCCGGCGGCCAGCGTTGAGCTGGTAACGGAATTATCTCCGGCCGATATGAATGATTTATGCGACGCCACCGACGCCGCGATTGAAAGCGGCGGGGGGTTTGGCTGGGTTCATCTGCCGGCGCGGGAAGTGCTGGAATCGTATTGGAGCGGCGTGATTACCGTGCCGGCGCGGCTGTTATTTGTCGCACGGCTGGACGGCGTGATTTGTGGCACGGCGCAGGTTGTTCTTCCCCCGAAAAACAACGAAGCCCAAAGTTTTGCCGTAACTTTGACAACCAATTTCGTAGCGCCTTGGGCGCGGAAATACGGGCTGGCGCGCATGTTGATCGAGGAAGTCGAGAACTGGTTGCGTAGTAACGGCTACGGCGTGATTAATCTGGACGTTCGTGAAACGATGACCGCGGCTATCGCGCTCTATGAAGGCATGGGCTATATCTGTTACGGAACGCACCCATGTTATGCGCGAATCGATGGCAAGATTATTGCCGGGCGCTGCTATTATAAAATGATTGACCCATCACTGGGCGCGCAGGATAACTAAAGCGTTTCCTTGATGGTATTCGCGCCGCTATTCATCAAGAGGATTGTCGGTTTGTGGGCGCTGGCTTCGGCCTCTTCCATCCGGGCAAAGGCGCAGATAATTACAAGATCGCCGGGCTGGACCAGCCGCGCCGCCGCACCGTTGACCCCGATAATACCCGATCCGCGCGGCCCTTCAATCGTGTAGGTCGTAAAGCGCGCGCCGTTATTGATAT containing:
- a CDS encoding SulP family inorganic anion transporter — translated: MNLFSHLRGDIFGGMTAAVVALPLALAFGVASGAGPEAGLYGAIALGFFAALFGGTPTQISGPTGPMTVVMTGVLVTMQVHPGAAFAAVILGGLFQILFGYLKLGRYISYVPYPVISGFMSGIGLIIIILQLPVFLGYDGGGPVVDTLKGLTREFTAPYGHALAVGLIALLVAIFMPRRWRAFLPPPLAALIAATLAAYFLFTEAPTLNAVPAGLPSLMWPSLSGELLSSILGAALTLAMLGTIDSLLTSLVADNFTRTRHNPDRELVGQGIGNIAAGLIGGLPGAGATMRTVVNIRAGGRTPLSGMVHAVVLLAFVMGLGDLVQYIPRAALAGILLKVGWDIIDWSFLRRLVEAGFKGADRQAIAVMLTVMVLTVTVDLIMAVAVGIIMESLMTARRLATHQIDDVQFVAAGGKSDVRHNLTEGEQALLDQAGADLLLLRFTGPLSFGTARDLAARMEGLNEGYKAVVIDLTDARMMDISIMVTLADMIGELKDKGCRLYVGGMKNAIAPMLAAHGILKKIPTAKRFDTRRAALEKAVGDLS
- the hslV gene encoding ATP-dependent protease subunit HslV codes for the protein MADELMNPQKWHSTTILAVRKRNDVVIAGDGQVSMGDTVLKGNAKKVRRLGKDGAIIAGFAGATADAFTLFERLEAKLEAHPGQLARACVELAKDWRMDKYLRRLEALMAVCDKENSLILTGNGDVVEPEDGIIGIGSGGNYALSAARALIDRNDMDAESIARKSLEIAAGICVYTNGNIVIEKL
- a CDS encoding amino acid ABC transporter substrate-binding protein, yielding MDKREFLQMLGAGAIAGTAGALMAVPMSGPAPEENRSRDKETSFERIQRTGKIRCAWATYEPATIVDPLTKKMSGIYYEITNLVGEYLGFPVEWTEEVGWGEIIQGFKTGRYELFGSSLFPTPQRSVAANFSNPAYYSPIYVYVRAEDKRFNSYDDVNQSNVRIACQDGDAIDSMIKISFPRVHRVSLPQMAQTKQRYFEVLTGKADATLDEPVVMDKFIRENPGSLKRIAIPNPFRILPATLMFNDDDWRLKKMFDTAMFELYNAGIPQKIIEKYTGRPDSFLMPNDPFKL
- a CDS encoding GNAT family N-acetyltransferase; the encoded protein is MPAGPAASVELVTELSPADMNDLCDATDAAIESGGGFGWVHLPAREVLESYWSGVITVPARLLFVARLDGVICGTAQVVLPPKNNEAQSFAVTLTTNFVAPWARKYGLARMLIEEVENWLRSNGYGVINLDVRETMTAAIALYEGMGYICYGTHPCYARIDGKIIAGRCYYKMIDPSLGAQDN
- a CDS encoding aspartate 1-decarboxylase, translated to MILTMLKAKIHRATITQADLHYEGSITVDRDLLDAAGILPYEQVDVLDINNGARFTTYTIEGPRGSGIIGVNGAAARLVQPGDLVIICAFARMEEAEASAHKPTILLMNSGANTIKETL